A stretch of the Candidatus Methylopumilus planktonicus genome encodes the following:
- the secD gene encoding protein translocase subunit SecD, translating to MNQYPKWKYGLVLVAIFIGLIYSIPNFFGESPAVQIMPTKSSDKLDLSILASIEGSLKEANLPFDGIVQEPNGIKIKFANPDNQLKAKDILQNALGANYVIALNLVSKSPSWLSKIGAIPMYLGLDLRGGVHFLLQVDMKAASEQAAESNLNDFRMALRKERISYIGASRLNEIVKLQFDSQEDLEKAKKIIKVNYPDLMVNESSVGKDKALDISMSEMGKKKIQEFALKQNLQTLHNRINELGVAEPIIQQQGLDRIVVQLPGVQDTAKAKEILGRTATLEIRLVDEDKTDIATLESAQKGNTPFGDDLFKDRDGRPILVKKNVLLTGERITDAGPGVDQQSGRSVVHVTLDGRGSNIFKQVTRENVGKRLAILLVEKGQTEVVTAPVIQQEIGGGRVQISGMNSPQEATDISLLLRAGALAAPMQIIEERTVGPSMGEENIKRGVHSTLWGFAAISIMMIIYYMAFGGVSIFALAVNLLLLVALLSIIQATLTLPGLAAIALALGMAIDANVLINERIREELRNGNTPQASIHAGYDRAFDTILDSNVTTLIAGLALFMFGTGPIKGFAVVHVLGILTSMFSAILVSRAIVNIMYGYRRKIDKLSIGQIYRPKED from the coding sequence ATGAATCAATATCCTAAATGGAAGTATGGTCTTGTCTTAGTTGCAATTTTTATTGGCCTTATCTACTCAATTCCTAATTTTTTTGGGGAATCGCCTGCAGTTCAAATCATGCCAACCAAGTCATCAGATAAATTAGATTTATCTATATTGGCGTCGATTGAAGGTAGTTTAAAAGAAGCAAATCTTCCTTTCGATGGCATCGTTCAAGAACCCAATGGCATTAAAATTAAATTTGCAAATCCTGATAACCAGCTTAAAGCAAAAGATATTCTTCAAAATGCTCTGGGCGCTAACTATGTAATCGCACTTAACCTGGTTTCTAAATCGCCTTCATGGCTATCTAAAATTGGTGCTATCCCAATGTATTTGGGTTTGGATTTAAGAGGCGGCGTGCACTTTCTTCTTCAGGTAGATATGAAAGCTGCATCGGAACAAGCAGCTGAAAGTAACCTTAATGATTTTCGCATGGCGCTCAGGAAAGAACGTATTTCTTATATTGGTGCTTCTAGATTAAATGAAATTGTAAAACTTCAGTTCGACAGCCAAGAAGATCTCGAAAAAGCTAAAAAAATTATCAAAGTAAATTATCCAGATTTAATGGTCAATGAATCATCGGTTGGTAAAGATAAAGCGCTTGACATTAGTATGAGTGAAATGGGCAAGAAAAAAATTCAAGAATTTGCGCTTAAACAAAACTTACAAACACTTCATAACCGAATTAACGAACTTGGCGTTGCAGAGCCTATCATTCAACAACAAGGTTTAGACCGAATCGTGGTGCAACTCCCCGGTGTTCAAGACACAGCAAAAGCCAAAGAAATTCTTGGCCGAACAGCGACACTCGAAATCAGATTAGTCGATGAAGATAAAACAGATATCGCTACATTAGAAAGCGCTCAAAAAGGGAATACACCTTTTGGTGACGATCTTTTTAAAGACAGAGACGGTAGACCCATTCTCGTTAAGAAAAACGTATTACTGACAGGTGAAAGAATCACAGATGCTGGGCCTGGTGTTGATCAACAATCAGGAAGATCTGTTGTACATGTCACGCTAGACGGAAGAGGCTCAAACATATTTAAACAAGTCACGCGAGAAAATGTAGGTAAGCGTTTAGCTATTCTTCTTGTAGAAAAAGGACAAACGGAAGTGGTTACAGCGCCTGTCATCCAACAGGAAATTGGTGGTGGTCGAGTACAAATTTCTGGTATGAATAGTCCTCAAGAGGCTACTGATATATCTCTTTTATTAAGGGCCGGGGCTTTGGCAGCACCAATGCAAATTATTGAAGAGCGAACAGTGGGTCCTAGCATGGGGGAAGAAAATATTAAACGCGGTGTTCACTCGACTTTATGGGGTTTTGCAGCTATTTCAATCATGATGATTATTTACTACATGGCCTTTGGTGGCGTTTCTATTTTTGCGCTTGCTGTAAATTTATTATTACTCGTCGCTTTATTATCTATTATTCAAGCGACCCTAACACTTCCTGGACTAGCAGCGATTGCCTTAGCATTAGGTATGGCGATTGATGCAAATGTACTCATTAATGAAAGAATCAGGGAAGAACTTAGAAATGGCAATACGCCGCAAGCAAGTATTCATGCTGGTTATGATCGGGCTTTTGATACTATTCTAGACTCTAATGTCACGACATTAATTGCAGGTCTCGCCTTATTCATGTTTGGTACAGGTCCTATTAAAGGGTTTGCTGTTGTTCACGTATTAGGTATTTTAACTTCTATGTTCAGTGCTATTTTAGTATCAAGAGCGATTGTCAATATTATGTATGGTTATCGTCGCAAAATTGATAAATTGTCTATTGGTCAAATCTATAGGCCAAAAGAAGATTAA
- the secF gene encoding protein translocase subunit SecF, with protein MELFRIKKDIPFMSYGRLTTTISLITFIIAVLFLSIKGLNLGVDFTGGTLMEVSYSHPADIDKIRQVMDKIDLKDTTVQNFGTSKDVLIRLPIRQDLSIAQLSEKVSAALIESDKDTKIQRVESVGSQVGEELYANGALALLLVCFGIIAYLALRFEWRFAVAAIIANMHDVIIILGFFAFFQWEFNLTVLAAILAVLGYSVNESVVVFDRVRENFKKMRKANVVEVIDNAITRTMSRTIITHLMTQTMVCSMLFFGGETLHNFALALTIGILFGIYSSVLVACPVAMWLGVSQRNLVPDQSKEDTSKEINP; from the coding sequence ATGGAATTATTTAGAATAAAAAAAGATATTCCTTTTATGAGTTACGGTCGATTAACCACGACCATTTCTCTCATTACGTTTATTATTGCTGTCCTCTTTTTAAGCATTAAAGGCCTTAATCTTGGTGTAGATTTTACTGGTGGCACACTTATGGAAGTAAGTTATAGCCACCCAGCAGATATCGATAAGATTCGTCAAGTCATGGATAAAATTGATCTTAAAGACACGACAGTACAAAACTTTGGTACAAGTAAGGATGTATTAATCCGCTTACCTATTCGACAAGATTTATCTATCGCTCAATTATCAGAAAAAGTATCGGCAGCACTTATTGAAAGTGATAAAGATACAAAAATACAAAGGGTAGAGTCTGTCGGATCGCAAGTTGGGGAAGAGCTCTATGCAAATGGTGCGCTCGCTCTGCTTCTTGTATGTTTTGGAATTATTGCTTATCTTGCATTAAGATTTGAATGGCGTTTTGCAGTTGCTGCAATCATTGCCAATATGCATGATGTCATAATTATTTTAGGCTTCTTTGCATTTTTCCAATGGGAATTTAACCTCACTGTCCTCGCAGCTATCCTTGCTGTATTAGGTTATTCTGTAAATGAATCGGTTGTGGTTTTTGATCGCGTCAGAGAAAACTTTAAAAAAATGAGAAAAGCTAATGTGGTTGAAGTAATTGACAATGCAATCACAAGAACAATGTCTCGCACTATCATCACGCATTTGATGACTCAAACAATGGTGTGCTCGATGTTATTTTTTGGCGGAGAAACGCTTCATAACTTTGCTCTTGCATTAACTATTGGTATTTTATTCGGCATCTATTCATCAGTACTTGTCGCATGTCCAGTTGCAATGTGGCTTGGCGTATCTCAGCGCAATCTCGTTCCAGATCAATCCAAAGAAGATACGTCAAAAGAAATTAATCCATAA
- a CDS encoding HlyC/CorC family transporter, which produces MNTLSISYQFVILIALLAIAAFFSLAETSLMTLNRYRLKHLVSQGNHAAILTNKLLSSPAKLLGVILLCKEFASAASAMIVTIITVRLYGEGQIALMAGTLVTTFLILIFGEVSPKVIAASKPERFAFFCGYILYPLLKILYPIVAVVNFFVLSFVKIFNVKLDLNNNLHAISMDELRSIISEAGQFIPNQHRKILLNVFELERITVDDIMIPHTFVETIDFDLMDEEIIQKLLTFQHSRILVKTNSPDSILGLLNTQKIIKQLNMHDALNKITKDDLKELISEPYFIPSGTPLYNQMQHFQDRQERIGLIVNEHGEFIGLISLEDILEEIVGEFNLDFLSKSSKFTQDEDGGWIVDGSVTIRTLNKKLDLQFPIDGPKTLNGLVLEYFEDIPEPNTSFKIANHTMEVLQSHDRIVKSIKIYPLS; this is translated from the coding sequence TTGAATACCCTTTCTATTAGTTATCAATTTGTCATTCTTATAGCTTTGCTGGCTATTGCTGCTTTTTTCTCGCTTGCTGAAACAAGCTTAATGACACTCAACCGCTATCGATTAAAACATTTAGTCTCTCAGGGCAATCATGCCGCAATACTCACAAATAAATTACTCTCTTCGCCTGCAAAGCTTTTAGGCGTCATTCTCCTTTGTAAAGAATTTGCAAGTGCAGCGTCTGCAATGATTGTGACTATTATTACAGTGCGCCTCTATGGAGAAGGACAAATAGCACTTATGGCTGGAACCTTAGTGACCACATTCTTAATTCTCATTTTTGGTGAAGTATCTCCAAAAGTTATTGCAGCTTCCAAGCCAGAACGATTTGCATTTTTCTGCGGCTATATCCTCTACCCTCTTTTAAAAATTCTTTATCCAATTGTGGCAGTAGTAAACTTTTTTGTATTAAGTTTTGTAAAAATATTTAATGTCAAACTTGATTTGAATAACAATCTTCATGCAATATCAATGGATGAATTAAGAAGTATTATTTCTGAAGCAGGTCAATTCATTCCGAATCAGCATCGCAAAATACTACTTAATGTATTTGAGCTCGAGCGTATCACGGTAGACGACATTATGATTCCGCATACTTTTGTTGAAACAATTGATTTTGACTTAATGGATGAAGAAATTATTCAGAAATTACTTACTTTCCAGCACAGCAGAATACTGGTAAAAACAAATTCGCCTGACAGTATCTTAGGGTTACTTAATACTCAAAAAATTATTAAGCAACTTAATATGCATGATGCTTTAAATAAAATTACAAAGGATGATTTAAAAGAGCTTATTTCAGAACCTTACTTTATTCCATCTGGTACACCTTTATACAATCAAATGCAGCACTTTCAGGACAGGCAAGAAAGAATTGGTTTAATTGTAAATGAGCATGGCGAATTTATTGGCCTTATAAGCCTTGAGGATATTTTAGAGGAAATTGTGGGTGAATTTAACTTAGATTTTCTTTCGAAATCATCTAAATTTACTCAAGACGAAGATGGGGGGTGGATTGTAGATGGCAGTGTAACGATTCGAACACTTAATAAAAAATTGGATCTTCAATTCCCAATTGACGGGCCTAAGACATTGAATGGCTTGGTGTTAGAATACTTTGAAGATATCCCAGAACCGAATACAAGTTTCAAAATTGCCAACCATACTATGGAAGTTCTTCAGTCTCACGACCGAATTGTAAAGAGCATAAAAATCTATCCTCTGTCGTAA
- the clpS gene encoding ATP-dependent Clp protease adapter ClpS produces MPKVNATEDLKLSPKKAKTKLPSMYKVIILNDDFTPMEFVVNTIQRFFNKSVDEATRIMLKIHTEGLGVCGIFPIDIAETKMNQVLNYAKEHQHPLQCIIERID; encoded by the coding sequence ATGCCAAAAGTAAATGCAACTGAAGACCTAAAGCTTAGTCCAAAGAAAGCTAAGACTAAACTTCCTAGCATGTATAAAGTTATTATACTGAATGATGACTTTACGCCTATGGAATTCGTTGTGAATACAATTCAGCGTTTTTTTAATAAAAGTGTTGATGAGGCTACTCGTATAATGTTAAAAATACATACAGAGGGCTTGGGTGTATGTGGAATATTTCCTATAGATATTGCAGAAACAAAAATGAATCAAGTGCTAAACTATGCTAAAGAACACCAACATCCTTTGCAATGTATTATTGAAAGAATTGATTAA
- the clpA gene encoding ATP-dependent Clp protease ATP-binding subunit ClpA: protein MIAQELEVSLHMAFMDARQKRHELITVEHLLLAMLDNPSAAEVLKACGSNVEILRNELTQYIDEHTPTISGEDEVDTQPTLGFQRVIQRAMLHVQSSGKKEVNGANVLVAIYGEKDSHAVYFLHQQGVTRLDVVNFIAHGVSKLNEGETPKPSTEQESDQESSSSKALETYTVNLNKMVLAGKIDPLIGRDSEIERVIQTLCRRRKNNPLLVGEAGVGKTAIAEGLAKRIVDKEVPTILEGTTIFSLDMGTLLAGTKYRGDFEQRLKSVMKQLNEHKDAILFIDEIHTLIGAGSASGGTLDASNLLKPALSNGTIKCIGATTYQEYRMVFEKDHALARRFQKIDVNEPSILDTINILKGLKTRFEKHHNVKYSVAAIHSAAELSAKYINDRHLPDKAIDVIDEAGAAQRILPKNKQKKVITNKEIEEVVAKIAKIPPKNISNDDKHALKNLERDLKAVIFGQDKAIENLSSAIKMTRSGLGVPNKPIGNFLFSGPTGVGKTEVARQLAYILGIELVRIDMSEYMERHAVSRLIGAPPGYVGFEQGGLMTEAVNKQPYCVLLLDEIEKAHPDIFNILLQVMDHGSLTDSNGRKTDFRNVTLIMTTNAGAESLSKTSMGFTQSKKMGDEQAEIKRLFTPEFRNRLDATVSFAPLSHDVILKVVDKFLMQLEDQLHEKKVDATFTESLKSYLAKNGFDPSMGARPMSRLIQDTIRKALADELLFGKLTNGGNVIIDIDSNDKVKLIFEEENKAILQES from the coding sequence ATGATAGCTCAAGAACTCGAAGTAAGCCTGCATATGGCATTTATGGATGCAAGACAAAAGCGTCACGAACTTATTACGGTTGAACATTTGCTTCTTGCTATGCTTGATAATCCTTCTGCAGCAGAAGTACTTAAAGCCTGCGGCTCAAATGTTGAAATTCTCAGAAATGAATTAACTCAATATATCGACGAACATACGCCAACTATATCTGGCGAGGATGAAGTTGATACACAGCCCACGCTTGGATTTCAAAGAGTCATTCAAAGAGCAATGCTTCATGTGCAATCCTCTGGCAAAAAAGAAGTCAATGGAGCAAATGTATTAGTTGCAATTTATGGCGAAAAAGATTCACATGCAGTTTACTTTCTTCATCAGCAAGGTGTAACACGCCTTGATGTCGTTAATTTTATTGCGCATGGAGTATCTAAATTAAATGAGGGTGAAACTCCTAAACCATCTACAGAACAAGAAAGTGATCAAGAATCATCCAGTAGCAAAGCTCTAGAAACTTACACGGTTAATCTTAATAAGATGGTTTTAGCCGGGAAAATTGACCCTCTGATTGGTCGAGATTCAGAAATTGAGCGAGTCATCCAAACTCTCTGCAGAAGAAGAAAAAACAATCCTCTTTTGGTAGGTGAAGCCGGTGTTGGAAAGACTGCAATTGCTGAAGGACTTGCAAAAAGAATTGTAGACAAGGAAGTGCCTACCATCCTAGAAGGGACAACCATATTCTCGCTCGATATGGGCACATTGTTAGCAGGCACGAAATACCGGGGAGATTTTGAGCAAAGACTCAAATCTGTGATGAAGCAACTCAATGAACATAAAGATGCTATTTTATTTATTGATGAAATTCACACGCTCATAGGGGCTGGATCTGCAAGCGGAGGAACGCTCGATGCATCTAACCTACTTAAACCAGCATTATCAAACGGAACTATTAAATGTATTGGTGCGACGACTTATCAAGAATATAGAATGGTTTTCGAAAAAGATCATGCGCTCGCAAGAAGATTTCAAAAAATTGATGTTAATGAGCCAAGCATTCTTGATACGATTAATATTCTTAAAGGCCTTAAAACTAGGTTTGAAAAACATCACAACGTAAAGTATTCTGTTGCAGCAATTCATAGTGCAGCCGAACTTTCTGCAAAATATATTAATGATAGGCATCTTCCTGATAAAGCGATTGATGTCATTGATGAGGCAGGTGCTGCTCAGAGAATACTTCCAAAAAATAAACAGAAGAAAGTAATCACTAATAAAGAAATTGAAGAAGTCGTAGCTAAGATTGCTAAGATCCCTCCAAAAAATATTTCCAATGACGATAAGCATGCTCTAAAAAATCTCGAGCGCGATCTTAAAGCAGTTATTTTTGGTCAAGATAAAGCGATTGAAAATTTATCTAGCGCTATAAAAATGACAAGAAGTGGATTGGGCGTTCCAAATAAGCCTATAGGTAATTTCCTTTTTAGCGGACCAACAGGTGTTGGAAAAACAGAGGTAGCTCGCCAACTGGCTTACATCCTAGGGATTGAACTCGTTCGTATCGATATGAGTGAGTATATGGAAAGGCATGCAGTATCAAGACTTATTGGGGCTCCACCAGGTTATGTTGGATTCGAGCAAGGTGGCTTAATGACGGAAGCTGTCAATAAACAACCTTATTGCGTTCTTCTTCTTGATGAGATTGAAAAAGCGCACCCTGATATCTTTAATATTCTCCTACAAGTGATGGATCATGGATCTTTAACAGACAGTAACGGTAGAAAAACAGACTTTAGAAACGTTACCCTGATTATGACAACCAATGCTGGTGCAGAGTCTTTATCAAAAACTTCTATGGGATTTACACAGTCTAAAAAAATGGGTGACGAGCAAGCGGAAATCAAACGCTTATTTACCCCTGAATTTAGAAATAGACTTGATGCAACTGTATCATTCGCGCCTCTCAGTCATGATGTCATTTTAAAAGTTGTCGACAAATTCCTGATGCAGCTTGAAGATCAGTTACATGAGAAAAAAGTAGACGCAACTTTCACGGAGTCTCTCAAATCATACCTAGCCAAAAACGGCTTTGATCCGAGTATGGGAGCAAGACCCATGTCTCGCCTCATTCAAGATACAATCAGAAAGGCCCTTGCAGATGAACTACTCTTTGGTAAGCTCACTAATGGTGGCAATGTAATCATTGATATTGATAGCAATGACAAAGTGAAATTAATTTTCGAAGAAGAAAATAAAGCCATTCTTCAAGAGTCTTAA
- a CDS encoding glutathione S-transferase, translated as MILIKPRLYTYRRCPYAIRSRMALHQANIDYESIEISLKDKSSEFLALSPKGTVPVLVDVNGEVIEESLEIMLWALNQNDPACWLLNDENISRKLIDENDLNFKKNLDRYKYADRFPEHSKEHYRSQCEIFLNLLNDKLQTNHYLMAERITFADVAIFPFIRQFALVDEDWFLNSKYQELKKWLNDFKNTEMFQEVMKKN; from the coding sequence ATGATATTGATTAAACCAAGGTTATATACCTATAGGCGCTGCCCTTATGCCATTCGATCAAGAATGGCCTTGCATCAAGCTAATATTGATTATGAATCTATAGAAATTTCACTCAAAGATAAATCAAGCGAATTCTTAGCATTAAGCCCTAAAGGAACAGTTCCCGTATTGGTAGATGTAAATGGCGAAGTCATCGAAGAGAGTCTTGAGATTATGTTATGGGCTCTAAACCAAAACGATCCAGCATGTTGGCTTTTAAATGATGAGAATATTAGCCGTAAACTCATTGATGAAAATGATCTTAATTTTAAGAAAAATTTAGATAGATATAAATATGCCGATCGTTTTCCAGAGCATTCGAAAGAGCACTATCGCTCTCAATGTGAAATTTTTCTGAATTTATTAAACGATAAATTACAAACTAATCATTACTTAATGGCAGAAAGAATAACTTTTGCTGATGTAGCAATCTTTCCATTTATAAGACAATTTGCATTGGTAGATGAGGATTGGTTTTTAAATTCTAAGTATCAAGAATTAAAAAAATGGCTAAACGATTTTAAAAACACCGAAATGTTTCAAGAGGTGATGAAGAAAAATTAA
- a CDS encoding quinone-dependent dihydroorotate dehydrogenase has protein sequence MSHQLIRSLLFKFDAEFSHDLTLKALSLSNKMGLLSFLKAPHPSRLRTVMGIPFQNPVGLAAGLDKNASHIDALGKLGFGFIEVGTITPRPQPGNPRPRLFRLPEVQGIINRFGFNNIGVDAAVENIRLSKYKGVLGINIGKNFNTPIERAAEDYILCMKKVYQYANYIAVNISSPNTKNLRDLQETKALNILLGQLKQEQTRLNDYYGRYVPIALKISPDLTSKHLDAISKSIIKNRIDGVIATNTTINRDSVSDLSNGKEAGGMSGKPLFNMSNSIIRELYLRLQGEVPIIGVGGISSGEDAAEKINAGAELVQMYSGLIYQGRKLILDACHSIG, from the coding sequence ATGAGCCACCAATTAATTCGTTCGCTATTATTTAAGTTTGATGCAGAATTTTCGCATGACTTAACCCTTAAGGCACTATCTCTTTCTAATAAAATGGGTTTGCTGAGTTTCTTAAAAGCCCCTCATCCTTCGAGGCTTAGAACTGTCATGGGGATTCCCTTTCAAAACCCTGTGGGACTTGCTGCAGGCCTAGATAAGAATGCAAGCCATATTGATGCCTTAGGTAAATTAGGTTTTGGCTTTATTGAAGTTGGAACCATCACCCCAAGACCTCAACCAGGTAATCCAAGACCTCGATTATTTAGGTTGCCCGAGGTTCAGGGCATTATTAACCGTTTTGGCTTTAACAACATAGGTGTAGATGCTGCAGTTGAAAATATAAGATTGAGTAAATATAAAGGCGTACTTGGAATTAATATCGGTAAGAATTTTAATACCCCTATAGAAAGAGCTGCTGAGGATTATATTTTATGTATGAAAAAGGTATATCAGTACGCAAATTATATTGCAGTCAATATTTCCTCACCTAATACAAAAAATTTAAGAGATCTCCAGGAAACCAAAGCGCTTAATATTTTATTAGGCCAACTTAAACAAGAGCAAACTAGATTGAATGATTATTATGGGCGCTATGTACCTATTGCTTTAAAAATTTCACCTGACTTAACATCTAAGCATTTAGATGCAATATCGAAAAGCATCATCAAAAATAGAATTGATGGAGTCATAGCAACTAATACAACTATTAATAGAGATTCAGTAAGTGATCTTTCTAATGGAAAAGAAGCTGGTGGTATGTCAGGCAAGCCTTTATTTAATATGTCCAACTCAATTATTCGCGAGCTTTATTTAAGGCTTCAAGGAGAAGTTCCAATTATTGGTGTGGGTGGTATATCTTCTGGAGAAGATGCAGCAGAAAAAATAAATGCAGGTGCTGAGCTTGTTCAAATGTATTCAGGCCTAATTTACCAAGGAAGAAAGCTCATTCTTGATGCTTGCCATTCCATTGGTTAA
- a CDS encoding JmjC domain-containing protein, with translation MRLDRKNHILGKISNDVFLKKYWQKKPLLIRDAIKNFKSPITEKDLFRIAQNENAISRLIEFKRGIWQVKYGPFKKSDVPKKINTPWTILVQNINHHLPFAESFLNLFKFIPYARLDDLMVSFATKKGSVGPHYDSYDVFLFQAHGEREWKISDQKKFSLDKKSAIKIITNFKTKNSWVLKPGDMLYLPPNVGHWGISQSDDCLTYSIGFRAPGTFEIQSKFLDFIQDNLITNQNDLYKDPNLNLQKNPAEINSNMIKKIQQIVNQLRWNAKSINTFIGQLLTEPIEGAIFETSKSMTVEILIKDLEKKPLKLNPKTRMLFIKNNFYINGELIEADKKSIVYLKQLANDREISIKSSLNKKDLNALGMVLLPLYLSGFIDFIQ, from the coding sequence ATGCGATTAGATCGTAAAAATCATATTCTAGGAAAAATATCTAACGATGTCTTCCTAAAAAAATATTGGCAAAAAAAACCTCTTTTAATTAGGGATGCAATTAAGAATTTCAAATCCCCAATTACAGAAAAAGATCTTTTTAGAATAGCGCAAAACGAAAATGCAATATCTCGTCTGATTGAATTCAAACGGGGTATTTGGCAAGTCAAGTATGGTCCTTTTAAAAAATCAGATGTCCCTAAAAAAATTAACACGCCCTGGACGATACTTGTTCAAAATATTAATCATCATCTTCCTTTTGCTGAGTCATTTTTAAATCTTTTCAAATTTATACCTTATGCTCGTCTTGATGATTTGATGGTGAGCTTTGCTACAAAAAAAGGCAGTGTCGGCCCTCACTATGACTCTTATGATGTATTTCTATTTCAAGCGCATGGCGAAAGAGAATGGAAAATTAGTGATCAAAAGAAATTTTCTTTAGATAAAAAATCAGCTATTAAGATCATTACTAATTTTAAGACTAAAAATTCATGGGTACTTAAGCCAGGTGACATGCTGTATTTGCCTCCCAATGTAGGTCACTGGGGTATATCTCAAAGTGATGATTGCCTAACTTATTCAATTGGATTCAGAGCGCCTGGGACATTTGAGATCCAATCTAAATTTTTAGATTTTATTCAAGATAACCTCATTACAAATCAAAATGATCTTTATAAAGATCCGAATTTAAATCTTCAAAAAAATCCTGCTGAAATCAATTCAAATATGATAAAAAAAATTCAGCAGATTGTGAATCAATTGCGCTGGAATGCGAAATCAATTAATACTTTTATTGGTCAACTACTCACAGAGCCAATCGAAGGTGCTATTTTCGAGACTTCTAAATCTATGACAGTTGAAATTTTAATAAAAGATCTTGAAAAAAAACCCCTAAAACTTAATCCAAAAACAAGAATGCTTTTTATAAAAAATAATTTTTACATTAATGGTGAACTGATTGAGGCTGATAAGAAGAGCATCGTGTATCTAAAACAACTTGCAAATGACAGAGAAATCTCAATCAAGTCTAGTTTGAACAAAAAGGATTTGAACGCTTTGGGGATGGTCTTGCTACCCCTCTATCTCTCGGGATTTATTGATTTTATTCAATAA
- a CDS encoding MBL fold metallo-hydrolase, translating to MQFASLGSGSAGNSFVVKQNKSLLMVDCGFAIQDVVSRLDRLNETPESITGILLTHEHEDHVKGAFKLANKFKIPIWLSYGTYKMCEKHMIKSYEIDFHMIDSHNAFEIEDFTVQPFPVPHDAREPTQFTLSDGNRKLGILTDTGSSTPHIENMLQHLDALIIEFNHDLNLLESSEYTFSLKKRISGKLGHLDNQTAANILGKIQFKQLKHLVAAHLSEKNNTEDLVKEAIVGKIGCERDWIKIATQADGTSWQVI from the coding sequence ATGCAATTCGCATCTTTAGGTAGCGGAAGTGCTGGCAATTCATTTGTAGTTAAGCAAAACAAATCACTATTAATGGTGGATTGCGGTTTTGCAATTCAAGATGTCGTATCTAGATTAGATCGACTTAATGAGACTCCTGAAAGTATTACAGGCATTCTCTTAACTCATGAGCATGAAGATCACGTCAAAGGCGCTTTTAAACTAGCAAACAAATTTAAGATCCCCATTTGGCTTTCCTATGGCACATATAAAATGTGTGAAAAACATATGATTAAATCTTATGAAATTGATTTTCATATGATTGATAGCCACAATGCATTTGAAATAGAAGACTTTACAGTTCAGCCCTTTCCAGTTCCTCATGATGCAAGAGAGCCTACTCAATTTACATTGAGCGACGGCAATCGTAAATTAGGCATTCTAACGGATACAGGCTCTTCAACGCCTCACATTGAAAATATGCTCCAGCACCTCGACGCTCTCATTATTGAATTTAATCACGACCTTAATTTGCTTGAATCAAGCGAATATACATTTAGCCTTAAGAAGAGAATAAGTGGCAAATTGGGCCATTTAGACAATCAAACAGCAGCGAATATTTTGGGAAAAATTCAATTCAAACAATTAAAGCATCTCGTGGCAGCTCATCTTAGCGAGAAAAACAATACTGAGGATTTAGTGAAAGAAGCTATTGTAGGAAAAATAGGATGCGAACGGGATTGGATAAAGATTGCAACGCAAGCCGATGGGACTTCGTGGCAAGTAATATAA